The Toxorhynchites rutilus septentrionalis strain SRP chromosome 3, ASM2978413v1, whole genome shotgun sequence genome includes a region encoding these proteins:
- the LOC129778853 gene encoding uncharacterized protein C9orf85 homolog: MSSRRGDKGHRTRAQKHQNTFAFKNDLHDKHTPLIKLINTLNVSEVCERCKEVIDWKIKYRKYKPLTQPKTCNKCNERKVKRAYHVLCRDCAIASKCCAKCLKTSEEVNIIPPEPTDEEKQKMKIEMDQLIKSLPERKRRTFLRYMNKGEKKEKNAGSDCEEDDQKSKKKPENVTRTREQLMEKFEQLKLAGNGDAEDLFSDDDYEDYSDEEISG, translated from the coding sequence ATGAGTTCTAGGCGGGGCGATAAAGGACATCGCACACGTGCTCAAAAACACCAAAACACCTTTGCTTTCAAGAATGATTTGCACGATAAGCATACCCCGTTGATAAAGTTGATAAATACGCTCAACGTTAGCGAAGTTTGTGAGCGTTGCAAAGAAGTGATCGATTGGAAGATCAAGTATCGCAAGTACAAGCCACTAACGCAGCCCAAAACGTGCAACAAGTGTAATGAACGCAAAGTTAAGCGAGCGTATCATGTCCTGTGTCGAGACTGTGCTATCGCTAGCAAGTGTTGTGCGAAGTGTCTCAAAACATCCGAAGAAGTTAACATCATCCCCCCGGAGCCAACAGATgaagaaaaacagaaaatgaaGATTGAAATGGATCAACTAATAAAATCCCTTCCGGAGCGTAAACGTAGAACGTTTCTACGGTATATGAACAAGGGCGAAAAGAAGGAGAAAAATGCCGGATCGGATTGCGAGGAAGATGACCAGAAAAGTAAGAAAAAGCCGGAAAATGTTACTCGAACTCGGGAACAATTGATGGAGAAGTTTGAACAACTAAAACTTGCTGGGAATGGAGATGCAGAAGATTTGTTTTCGGATGATGATTATGAAGATTATAGCGATGAAGAAATTTCTGGGTGA
- the LOC129778851 gene encoding vacuolar protein sorting-associated protein 37C codes for MYQQYLNQAVRTLQNLSSDELKDLLNDDDKLEERVNQAVEALELEKDVLLGQNRSLADSNLEREPKLIELRSRVNDLSEKGETIANSVKSKSSDLMSQSKNTNPETVLALLQTAAAECEEESERIVKQLLDNDITIDAYLEQFMNSRKTMHSRKLKAEKMTELLRSKTNQYRPGAVTGSHASPYPSQVSGFYPPIHQPATGAVPYPIGPISMPMPGMFGPPY; via the exons ATGTATCAACAATATTTAAACCAGGCAGTTCGCACGCTGCAAAACCTTAGTTCTGACGAGCTGAAGGATTTACTGAATGATGACGATAAATTAGAGGAACGAGTTAATCAAGCC GTCGAGGCACTGGAATTAGAGAAGGATGTATTGCTCGGGCAGAACCGTAGCTTAGCCGACAGTAATTTGGAAAGAGAACCGAAACTGATTGAACTCCGCTCTAGAGTGAACGATCTTTCCGAAAAAGGAGAGACAATAGCAAACTCAGTTAAATCAAAGTCGAGTGATTTGA TGTCACAATCTAAAAATACGAACCCAGAAACAGTTTTAGCCTTATTACAGACAGCTGCAGCTGAATGCGAGGAAGAATCTGAGAGAATTGTTAAACAATTACTCGATAATGACATTACTATTGATGCATATCTAGAACAGTTTATGAATTCTCGCAAGACAATGCACAGTAGGAAACTGAAGGCAGAGAAAATGACCGAATTACTCCGTAGTAAAACAAATCAGTACCGACCCGGAGCTGTGACTGGTTCTCATGCATCACCTTATCCATCTCAGGTCAGTGGATTCTATCCACCGATACATCAGCCAGCAACCGGTGCAGTACCGTACCCTATTGGACCTATTTCAATGCCAATGCCAGGAATGTTTGGACCACCGTATTGA